The Lentimicrobiaceae bacterium genomic interval CCATATCAAAGTCTGATTTTAAAATGGGTTTTTATGCCGGTTTGGTATTGTTTATTGCGTCAACATTGCAACAAACCGGAATAGTATATACCGGAGCAGGCAAGGCAGGATTTATTTCGGGTACTTACATTGCATTTGTTCCCTTATTAGGATTGGCATTGGGTCATAAAATTAGCAGAAAAAAATGGATAGGAATTTTGGTAGTACTCATAGGACTTATGATGCTAACATATCAAAAAGGATTTAGGTTGGAGAAAGGCGATATATTGTTGTTCCTGAGTGCAATATGTTGGGCAGTACACATACACGTAATTGACAAATGTTTAAAAAAAGTTCAGCCATTAAACTTGGCATTTGTGCAGTTTTTGATTGCCGGATTGCTGAGTTTTGTGCCTGCGATGATATTTGAAGATGTATCACTAAGCACCATGCAAAGCACATTAATACCTCTTTTATATGCAGGAATTTTATCGGTAGGTATAGCATATACGCTACAAGTAGTTGGACAAAAACTTGTAGAACCTTCGCTTGCAGCTCTGATAATGAGTTTCGAAACAGTATTCGCTTTAGTGGGTGGGTGGTTAGTTTTGCACGAACAGTTTGCCTTAAAAGAAATATTAGGTTGTTTGGTTATGTTTGCAGGTATGTTAATTGTGCAAATTAATTTTCAACAAAAAAATGTTAATAAAATATCGTAAAATATTATTGGTTTAAAAATAAAATAATATTTAATTGTTATCTTTGTGCAATTATAGAAACTAAAACAAAAAAGTCGTGAGTCAGACAATCATCTTTGCAGTAATAGCCTTATCGGGTATAGGCATCTTTGCTGCTTTAATCCTTTACTTTGTAGCACAAAAATTTAAGGTTGTAGAAGATCCTCGCATTGACCTTGTTAGCGATGCGTTGCCCGGTGCAAACTGTGGTGGATGCGGTTATGCAGGTTGCCGAAATTTTGCCGAACAAATTGTAAAAACCGAAAGCCTTGAAGGGCTAAATTGTCCTGTTGGCGGTAGTAAAACTATGAAAACCGTTGGCAATATTATGGGTTTACAAGCTACAGAAAGCGAACCTACGGTTGCTGTTGTTCGTTGTAATGGAAGCAAAGCCAATGCTTCCACTAAAACAATGTATCAGGGAGCAAACAGTTGTTTGTATGCTCAAATGGTTTTTAGCGGAGAGTCGGGGTGCTCGTTCGGCTGTTTGGGTTTAGGCGATTGTGTTGAGAGTTGCTTATTCGATGCTATACATATCAATCCTGAAACCGGTTTGCCTGTAGTTGACGAAGAAAAGTGTACAGCATGCAGTGCTTGCGTTAAGGCATGTCCTCGTAGTATCATTGAGCTTCGACAAAAAGGTGCTAAAGACAGAAGAGTATTTGTATCGTGTGTCAATAAAGAAAAAGGCGCTGTTGCTAAAAAGAATTGCACTGTAGCTTGTATAGGTTGCGGAATATGTGCCAAAACCTGTCCTTTTGATGCTATTACTGTTGAAAACAACCTCGCTTACATTGATTTTGAGAAATGTAAACTATGTCGTAAGTGTGTTGAAGTTTGCCCGACAGGAGCTATATTAGAAGTCAATTTTCCGGCTAAGAAGAAAGTTGAAACAAATAACGAAATAGAAAATACAGAACAAATTGTATCGTAAAATATAAATTAAAAGTTGAATTAATGAAACTTAAAACATTTAGGAAAGGTGGCATACATCCACCCGAAAATAAGTTTGCAAAGAGTATTCCAATAAGCGAATTTCCTATTGTTAGAGAAGTTGTAATACCTTTATCTCAAAATATAGGTAGTCCGTCTAAACCAATAGTTAATAAAGGCGATTTTGTTAAAACAGGTCAGCTAATAGCCGAAGCCTCAGGTTTTGTTTCAGCAAACATCCATTCTTCGGTAACAGGTAAGGTTACTAAAATAGATGAATATATTTCGCAAAGCGGATATAAAACCACAAGCATATTCATTTCAACTGAAGAAGATCAATGGGTTGAAACTGCCGACCTTTCGCCGGATATTATTAATACAACCGATTTAGATGCGGGAGCAATTAACCATAAAATTCAGCAAATGGGAATTGTAGGTCTTGGCGGTGCTACGTTTCCTACCAACGTTAAGTTTGCAATTCCGAAAGATAAAAAAGTTACAACTCTTATTATAAATGGTGCAGAGTGCGAGCCGTATCTCACAGCCGACCACCGACTAATGTTTGAACATCCCGAAGAAGTTATTATTGGAGCTACGGTAATTATGAAAGCAATAGGAGTTGATGAATGTTACATTGGTATAGAAAACAACAAACTCGGTGCTATTGAAGCAATACAAAAAATTGCTCAGAAGTACAAAGGTATACAGGTAGTTCCATTAAAAGTAAAATATCCGCAAGGAGCAGAAAAACAGCTTATAAAATCTATCACAGGCAAGGAAGTGCCTTCTGGAAAACTACCGTTTGAAGTTGGTTGCGTTGTTTCAAATGTTGGAACTACGTATGCTATTTATCAGGCTGTTATGAAAAACATTCCTCTAATTAAGCGTATTGTAACTGTTGCTAGCAAATCTTTGGATAAATCGTATAATTTTACGATTAGAATAGGTACCCCAATAAATGACATTATAACCCATATTGGCGGTCTGCCAAACAATACGTATAAAGTTGTTAGCGGTGGTCCTATGATGGGGAAGGCGGTTTTTTCAACAGAAGCTGTTGTTGCAAAAGGTACTTCAGGGATTTTGTTTCTCAACGAAAAAGATTCAGCTAGAAAAACTGAAGTCAATTGCATACGTTGTGCCAAATGTGTTAGAGCCTGTCCTATGGGTCTAGAACCTTATTTATTAGAAAAATTAGCAATAGTTAAAAATTGGGAATTAGCAGAAAATAACGACATTATGGATTGTGTTGAATGCGGTAGCTGCCAGTTCGTTTGCCCTGCCCATCGTCCGCTACTTGATTACATTAGAGTTGGAAAAAATACTGTTGGAAAAATAATTAGAAACAGAAAAAATTAACATATGAATATGCTTACAATATCAGGTTCACCTCACATACACGATAATCAGAATGTGCCAAAAATGATGTGGAATGTCGTATTGGCTCTCGTTCCTGCATTATTTGTTGCGGTAAT includes:
- a CDS encoding DMT family transporter; this translates as MNSEHKNQTLKNISGFAYLWIAAIIWGFAFVAQRKGMETMGPFYFNVFRFLLGAATVLAVICIRSGIKSISKSDFKMGFYAGLVLFIASTLQQTGIVYTGAGKAGFISGTYIAFVPLLGLALGHKISRKKWIGILVVLIGLMMLTYQKGFRLEKGDILLFLSAICWAVHIHVIDKCLKKVQPLNLAFVQFLIAGLLSFVPAMIFEDVSLSTMQSTLIPLLYAGILSVGIAYTLQVVGQKLVEPSLAALIMSFETVFALVGGWLVLHEQFALKEILGCLVMFAGMLIVQINFQQKNVNKIS
- a CDS encoding Fe-S cluster domain-containing protein, with protein sequence MSQTIIFAVIALSGIGIFAALILYFVAQKFKVVEDPRIDLVSDALPGANCGGCGYAGCRNFAEQIVKTESLEGLNCPVGGSKTMKTVGNIMGLQATESEPTVAVVRCNGSKANASTKTMYQGANSCLYAQMVFSGESGCSFGCLGLGDCVESCLFDAIHINPETGLPVVDEEKCTACSACVKACPRSIIELRQKGAKDRRVFVSCVNKEKGAVAKKNCTVACIGCGICAKTCPFDAITVENNLAYIDFEKCKLCRKCVEVCPTGAILEVNFPAKKKVETNNEIENTEQIVS
- the rsxC gene encoding electron transport complex subunit RsxC, encoding MKLKTFRKGGIHPPENKFAKSIPISEFPIVREVVIPLSQNIGSPSKPIVNKGDFVKTGQLIAEASGFVSANIHSSVTGKVTKIDEYISQSGYKTTSIFISTEEDQWVETADLSPDIINTTDLDAGAINHKIQQMGIVGLGGATFPTNVKFAIPKDKKVTTLIINGAECEPYLTADHRLMFEHPEEVIIGATVIMKAIGVDECYIGIENNKLGAIEAIQKIAQKYKGIQVVPLKVKYPQGAEKQLIKSITGKEVPSGKLPFEVGCVVSNVGTTYAIYQAVMKNIPLIKRIVTVASKSLDKSYNFTIRIGTPINDIITHIGGLPNNTYKVVSGGPMMGKAVFSTEAVVAKGTSGILFLNEKDSARKTEVNCIRCAKCVRACPMGLEPYLLEKLAIVKNWELAENNDIMDCVECGSCQFVCPAHRPLLDYIRVGKNTVGKIIRNRKN